The Geothermobacter ehrlichii genome has a segment encoding these proteins:
- a CDS encoding TrkH family potassium uptake protein yields MNVRLTLRLLGALLIFLAGTLLFPVPFSLYFGDGATAALLLSALLSAVAGATLFFLFRTENELSLREGFAVVSFSWILFSAFGALPFLFSGTISNPIDAVFETMSGFTTTGATILTRIEGLPESILLWRALTHWLGGMGIIVLSLAILPMLGVGGMQLFKAEVPGPTADRLKPRIQDTAKLLWGVYVLLTMVETLLLMLGGMNFYEALCHAFATLATGGFSTRNASVGAFDSSYIDWIITLFMFLAGVNFSLHYHALRGRWRDFWKNEEFRCYLGITLAATLLLVIANQGRIYGSLIDNLRYSAFQATSILTTTGFGTADYEQWPVIAQYLLAFLMFIGGCAGSTGGGIKVLRILLLFKHAHVQIFRLIHPRAVRLVKLGNVPVNRDVMQSILGFFALYIGIFVIASFIMAGTGLDLVSAGMSVAATLGNIGPGLGSVGPVDNYAHIAPFGKAVLILCMLLGRLEIFTVLVLLFPTFWRK; encoded by the coding sequence ATGAACGTTCGCCTGACCCTGCGCCTGCTCGGCGCCCTGCTGATCTTTCTGGCCGGAACCCTGCTCTTTCCGGTCCCTTTTTCCCTCTATTTCGGCGACGGAGCCACCGCCGCCCTGCTGCTCTCCGCCCTGCTGTCGGCGGTTGCCGGGGCAACCCTCTTCTTTCTCTTCCGGACTGAAAACGAACTCTCCCTGCGGGAAGGGTTCGCCGTCGTCTCCTTCTCCTGGATCCTCTTCTCCGCCTTCGGCGCCCTTCCCTTCCTCTTCAGCGGCACCATCAGCAACCCCATCGACGCCGTCTTCGAGACCATGAGCGGCTTCACCACCACCGGGGCGACCATCCTGACCCGGATCGAGGGGCTGCCCGAAAGCATTCTGCTCTGGCGCGCCCTGACCCACTGGCTCGGCGGCATGGGCATCATCGTCCTCTCCCTGGCGATCCTGCCCATGCTCGGAGTCGGCGGTATGCAGCTGTTCAAGGCCGAGGTTCCCGGCCCGACTGCTGACCGGCTGAAACCACGCATCCAGGATACCGCCAAACTTCTCTGGGGGGTCTATGTCCTGCTGACCATGGTCGAAACCCTGCTGCTGATGCTCGGCGGAATGAACTTCTACGAGGCGCTCTGCCACGCCTTCGCCACCCTTGCCACCGGCGGCTTCTCCACCCGCAACGCTTCGGTCGGCGCCTTTGACAGCAGCTACATCGACTGGATCATCACCCTGTTCATGTTCCTGGCCGGCGTCAATTTCAGCCTGCACTATCACGCCCTGCGCGGCCGCTGGCGCGATTTCTGGAAAAACGAGGAATTCCGCTGTTATCTCGGCATCACCCTGGCTGCCACCCTGCTGCTGGTCATCGCCAACCAGGGCCGGATCTACGGTTCCCTGATCGACAACCTGCGCTACAGCGCCTTTCAGGCCACCTCCATCCTGACCACGACCGGGTTCGGAACAGCCGACTACGAACAGTGGCCGGTCATCGCCCAGTACCTGCTCGCCTTTCTGATGTTCATCGGCGGCTGCGCCGGATCGACCGGCGGCGGCATCAAGGTGCTGCGCATTCTGCTGCTGTTCAAGCACGCCCACGTGCAGATCTTCCGTCTCATCCATCCGCGGGCGGTAAGGCTGGTCAAGCTCGGAAACGTACCGGTCAACCGCGATGTCATGCAGTCGATCCTCGGCTTCTTCGCCCTCTACATCGGCATCTTCGTCATTGCCTCCTTCATCATGGCCGGGACCGGCCTCGACCTGGTATCGGCCGGCATGTCGGTGGCGGCCACCCTGGGCAACATCGGTCCGGGACTGGGCAGTGTCGGTCCGGTCGACAACTACGCCCACATCGCCCCGTTCGGCAAGGCGGTACTGATTCTCTGCATGCTGCTCGGCCGACTGGAAATCTTCACCGTGCTGGTGCTGCTCTTTCCCACTTTCTGGCGAAAATAG
- a CDS encoding sensor domain-containing diguanylate cyclase produces MTIEGLISQRLRLPSPPAIAVKILEAVKQDNVSMGQLADIIASDPALTARLLKIANSSMYSLRYPVASIDKALTVLGVNVLKNIALSFVISEELRGCGEEGFDIDYFWRRAVTMAVAAELVAKFVGQPNDEAFVTGLVADIGILLLQRDDPVVYRELLDEHCRRDVPVSVVEKERFGFDHAELTATLLANWGLPDKVTVPVRFHHAPAEVQGKWQDTVEVVHLADQLSAIYHGSDMGRKVSELQALMTSRFGLSQPAVTMLVDSVAEKAREVFASFDLEPGEMMPYSQMLEEANEELREMNLSCEQLVMELKQARERSERLAGELRQTNTRLRELVLRDGLTGLYNHRYFQEMVDHEIERVRRYGGCFSLLMFDLDHFKAVNDRFGHPVGDLVLKNIAEATVAAVRASDIVARYGGEEFAVILPHADSAGLRVFAERLRRTIESLATEIGGEKIRVTVSLGGTVFEAGSSHLEKLTVIDTADRALYQSKALGRNRVTIFPLEGSRRNGTEH; encoded by the coding sequence ATGACCATTGAAGGCCTGATAAGCCAGCGGTTGCGTTTGCCTTCGCCACCGGCGATCGCGGTGAAGATTCTCGAGGCGGTCAAGCAGGACAATGTTTCCATGGGGCAGTTGGCCGACATCATCGCCTCCGATCCGGCCCTGACCGCCCGCTTGCTGAAAATCGCCAATTCGAGCATGTATTCCCTGCGCTACCCGGTGGCCAGCATCGACAAGGCGCTGACCGTTCTCGGAGTCAACGTCCTGAAGAACATCGCCCTGTCCTTCGTCATTTCCGAGGAGCTGCGCGGCTGCGGAGAAGAAGGTTTCGACATCGACTACTTCTGGCGACGGGCCGTCACCATGGCGGTGGCGGCAGAGCTGGTGGCCAAGTTCGTCGGCCAGCCCAACGACGAGGCCTTTGTCACCGGGCTGGTGGCGGATATAGGCATCCTGCTGCTGCAGCGCGACGATCCGGTGGTCTATCGCGAGCTACTCGACGAACATTGCCGGCGCGACGTTCCCGTTTCGGTGGTGGAGAAGGAGCGGTTCGGCTTCGACCACGCCGAGTTGACGGCCACCCTGCTCGCCAACTGGGGACTGCCGGACAAGGTGACGGTGCCGGTTCGCTTTCACCATGCGCCCGCCGAGGTGCAGGGCAAGTGGCAGGACACTGTCGAGGTGGTGCACCTCGCGGATCAGCTGTCGGCGATCTATCATGGCTCGGACATGGGTCGCAAGGTGAGCGAACTGCAGGCGCTGATGACGTCCCGTTTCGGTCTGTCCCAACCGGCGGTCACCATGCTGGTCGACAGCGTGGCGGAGAAGGCCCGCGAGGTTTTCGCCAGCTTCGATCTCGAACCCGGCGAGATGATGCCCTACTCGCAGATGCTGGAGGAGGCCAACGAGGAACTGCGGGAGATGAACCTGTCCTGCGAACAGCTGGTGATGGAGCTGAAGCAGGCGCGTGAGCGCAGCGAGCGACTGGCGGGGGAGTTGCGGCAGACCAATACCAGGCTGCGGGAGCTGGTTCTGCGCGACGGGCTGACCGGCCTCTACAACCACCGCTATTTTCAGGAGATGGTCGACCACGAAATCGAACGGGTGCGCCGTTACGGCGGCTGTTTTTCGCTGCTGATGTTCGATCTCGACCATTTCAAGGCGGTCAACGACCGTTTCGGTCATCCGGTGGGGGATCTGGTTCTGAAGAACATCGCCGAGGCGACGGTCGCAGCCGTCAGGGCTTCTGACATTGTCGCCCGTTACGGCGGCGAGGAATTCGCCGTCATTCTGCCCCATGCCGATTCCGCGGGGTTGCGGGTTTTTGCCGAGCGCCTGCGGCGGACCATCGAGAGCCTTGCGACCGAGATAGGCGGCGAAAAGATCCGGGTGACCGTCAGTCTCGGCGGCACCGTCTTCGAGGCCGGCAGTTCCCACCTGGAGAAGCTGACGGTCATCGACACCGCCGACCGGGCACTCTATCAGTCCAAGGCGCTGGGACGCAACCGGGTCACCATCTTTCCGCTGGAGGGGAGCCGTCGCAACGGCACCGAACACTGA
- the pgeF gene encoding peptidoglycan editing factor PgeF yields MKLRRKGKISYLAPDWSSDRLPAGFTTRNGGVSRAPFNSLNLGLNTEDLRANVEGNRATLTHAFGLEPHQLLTVRQVHGDHILLIDQPNPDLSHFQQVECDAIISNQPGMLIGILVADCFPVLLAAPGKRVVAAVHAGWRGVAARLIERTVEALAKQLQVFPEELVAAVGPGVCADSYEVDRPVREAFRRAGIAWNDIARETRLGHWQLDLRQACLQQLASAGIADDCIEAAGQCTCCHKELFFSHRRDRGRTGRQLGFIGCPG; encoded by the coding sequence ATGAAACTCAGACGCAAAGGCAAGATCAGTTATCTGGCACCGGACTGGAGCAGCGACAGGCTGCCGGCTGGATTCACCACCCGCAACGGCGGCGTCAGCCGCGCCCCCTTCAATTCACTCAATCTGGGACTGAACACCGAGGATCTGCGGGCCAACGTGGAGGGGAACCGGGCGACCCTGACCCACGCCTTCGGGCTCGAGCCGCACCAGTTACTGACGGTCCGCCAGGTGCATGGGGACCATATTCTGCTGATCGACCAGCCGAATCCCGACCTGAGCCATTTTCAGCAGGTCGAGTGCGACGCCATTATCAGCAACCAGCCCGGCATGCTGATCGGCATTCTTGTTGCCGACTGCTTTCCGGTTCTGCTCGCTGCTCCGGGAAAAAGGGTGGTGGCCGCTGTTCATGCCGGCTGGCGGGGCGTGGCGGCCAGGCTGATCGAACGGACCGTCGAGGCTCTGGCCAAACAGCTGCAGGTCTTTCCCGAAGAGCTGGTGGCGGCGGTCGGACCGGGAGTCTGTGCCGACAGTTACGAGGTCGATCGGCCGGTGCGCGAAGCCTTTCGGCGTGCCGGCATTGCCTGGAACGACATCGCCCGCGAGACGCGCCTTGGCCACTGGCAGCTCGATCTTCGCCAGGCCTGCCTGCAGCAGCTCGCCTCCGCCGGCATCGCCGACGACTGCATCGAGGCTGCCGGGCAGTGTACCTGCTGCCACAAGGAGCTCTTCTTCTCCCATCGCCGTGACCGGGGGCGAACCGGCCGGCAGCTGGGTTTCATCGGTTGTCCCGGGTGA
- a CDS encoding RluA family pseudouridine synthase, translating to MAEPIRLLFAPGREPERLDRFLAAELTDFSRAQIRKLIDDARVEVAGAAVKASLKLRGGEEILVRPVDPEPIVALPEDIPLKILYEDSDLVVIDKPAGMVVHPAPGHASGTLVNALLHHCRDLAGIGGELRPGIVHRLDKDTSGVMVATKTDRAHQDLAEQFRRHSIRRRYLALVHGHVQRDRGVVDSPIGRHPVDRKRMSGRARRGRRAVTRWEVLRRFDQDRLTWLELTLETGRTHQIRVHFSEMNLPLVADPVYGQPRRARALADPVLRRLVEGLKRQALHARLLGFRHPVSGEQLEFTSPLPDDIGRILDYLDDKYGLAESTRDAVGSWQVDCDEGETA from the coding sequence ATGGCGGAGCCGATCCGCTTGCTGTTCGCTCCGGGGCGGGAACCGGAGCGGCTCGATCGTTTTCTGGCGGCCGAGCTTACCGATTTTTCCCGCGCCCAGATCCGTAAACTGATCGATGACGCCAGGGTCGAAGTCGCGGGGGCGGCCGTCAAGGCCAGCCTGAAGCTGCGGGGCGGCGAAGAGATTCTGGTCCGACCCGTCGACCCCGAACCGATCGTCGCCCTTCCCGAAGATATCCCCCTGAAGATTCTTTACGAGGACAGCGACCTTGTCGTGATCGACAAGCCCGCGGGGATGGTCGTGCACCCGGCGCCGGGCCATGCTTCGGGAACCCTGGTCAATGCCCTGCTGCATCATTGCCGGGATCTGGCCGGAATCGGTGGCGAACTGCGGCCGGGCATCGTTCATCGCCTCGACAAGGACACCTCCGGGGTCATGGTGGCGACCAAGACCGACCGGGCCCACCAGGATCTGGCCGAGCAGTTCCGGCGGCACAGCATCCGCCGCCGCTACCTGGCCCTGGTGCACGGCCATGTGCAGCGTGATCGCGGTGTCGTCGACAGCCCCATCGGCCGGCATCCGGTCGACCGCAAGCGCATGAGCGGCCGGGCGCGGCGCGGCCGGCGTGCGGTGACCCGCTGGGAGGTGTTGCGGCGCTTCGACCAGGACAGGCTGACCTGGCTCGAGCTGACGCTGGAAACGGGGCGGACTCACCAGATTCGGGTTCATTTTTCGGAAATGAATCTGCCTCTGGTTGCCGATCCGGTTTACGGTCAGCCGCGACGGGCGCGAGCTCTCGCCGACCCGGTGCTGCGGCGGCTTGTCGAGGGGCTGAAACGGCAGGCGCTGCACGCACGGCTGCTCGGTTTCCGGCATCCGGTCAGCGGTGAACAGCTCGAATTCACCAGCCCCCTGCCGGACGATATCGGCCGGATTCTCGATTATCTCGACGACAAGTACGGACTTGCCGAATCGACCCGGGATGCGGTTGGTTCCTGGCAGGTCGATTGCGACGAAGGCGAAACGGCATGA